GCCAATTTGGCTTTGACCCTGAAAGCCGGAGGCGCCGACGCCCTGCTGATTGCCAGTAACCCCCTTTCCACCCAGGACGATGTGGCGGCTTGCCTGGTGGCAGAGCATCAGATTCCTGTCTTTGCCATCAAGGGGGAAGATACGGCCACCTATCAACGCCATGTGCGCCGGGCGTTAGACCACCATCCCCAGATCATCATTGACGACGGCGGCGATGTGGTGGCGACTCTGGTGCAGGAACGACCCCACCAGATTCCCGAAATCATCGGCACGACCGAAGAGACGACCACCGGGATGATTCGCTTGCGGGCCATGCTGGCAGCGGGAGTGCTGGCTTTTCCAGCGGTCAACGTCAACGACGCCGAGACCAAACACTTTTTTGACAACCGCTACGGCACGGGCCAATCCACGATGGATGGCATCTTGCGGGCCACCAATATCCTGATTGCCGGGAAAACAGTAGTCGTGGCGGGCTACGGCTGGTGCGGCAAAGGGACAGCGATGCGAGCGCGGGGCCTGGGAGCGCGCGTGGTCGTTACCGAAGTGGACCCAGTGCGGGCTTTGGAGGCAGCCATGGATGGGTTCCAGGTCATGCCCATGCACCAGGCGGCCTTGGTGGGAGATATTTTCATCACGGTCACCGGCAACAAACACGTCATCCGGCGCGAGCATTTTGAACTGATGAAGCCAGGGGCGATTGTGGCGAATGCGGGGCATTTTGATATTGAAATTGACCTGAAAACCCTGGCGGCGATGAGTACTGAAATTGTCGAGTTACGCCCCTTTGTGCAGGAATACCGCTTGCAATCGGGCAAAGGGATCATTGTGCTGGGGGAGGGGCGGTTGATTAACCTGGCGGCGGCGGAGGGTCACCCAGCCAGCGTGATGGATATGAGTTTTGCCAACCAGGCCCTGGCCTGCGAGTATCTGGTGAAGCACCGCGGGGAACTGGCTCCCGGCATCTACCCGGTCCCGGCCAAACTCGACCGGGAAATTGCC
The DNA window shown above is from Gloeomargarita sp. SKYB120 and carries:
- the ahcY gene encoding adenosylhomocysteinase, which encodes MTAMGTRVDCDVKDLGLAPLGRKRIEWAAREMPVLAQIRERFAQEKPLHGIRLVACCHVTTETANLALTLKAGGADALLIASNPLSTQDDVAACLVAEHQIPVFAIKGEDTATYQRHVRRALDHHPQIIIDDGGDVVATLVQERPHQIPEIIGTTEETTTGMIRLRAMLAAGVLAFPAVNVNDAETKHFFDNRYGTGQSTMDGILRATNILIAGKTVVVAGYGWCGKGTAMRARGLGARVVVTEVDPVRALEAAMDGFQVMPMHQAALVGDIFITVTGNKHVIRREHFELMKPGAIVANAGHFDIEIDLKTLAAMSTEIVELRPFVQEYRLQSGKGIIVLGEGRLINLAAAEGHPASVMDMSFANQALACEYLVKHRGELAPGIYPVPAKLDREIARLKLKAMGIEIDTLTPVQEEYLKSWTAGT